A region of the Oscarella lobularis chromosome 17, ooOscLobu1.1, whole genome shotgun sequence genome:
AGTGCGTagaccgaggccgaagccccccatcgccctgcctacaggctccggcacggaatttaaccgtgggccacgctgagaTCCAACTATCCTCACTTGCCTTCTGCCAAagctcccgagccagtcctctcaaggatgagacgcagattgctccacgccgcacccaccctcagccgcaactgaaggaaaatcggtGTGCACTTCGCTTATGAACAGCGTAACCCCGCCCAtcgcgctcattggtccgttgCGATCACGTGGGGCTCGCCTAGCGCTCTGGTTGGTCGGTAACATAGAggcgcgaaacgaaaaccGGTTTGAATACAGGTTTTGGCTATTGATTGCATAACGATTTCGTTGGTGGTGCAAGATTTCACGCCTCGCAACGAAGAAGATGGCGGAGAAaacgtgaacgacgacgtagtAAAGGTAAGTCttattcgttcgttcgttcgttggTTCGTCGCGGCTCATTTTCGCGGCAAATTCGCGTCCCTTAGcgcgctttcgcttttttcaagATCGGCGAAAATGACGCAGAAAAAGCGCCGCATGCCTGCCGCAACTCTTCGTTCACCTATTTCGCCTCCGCTGATGTTCTCACCGAGCTCCGCTAGCCTCCTTTAGGTCAGAAAACGCAatcgcgctcgtcgatttttcttatCGAGCTCATTCCTTAGCCAAATCGCGTCAAACGAACGTTAATCACCTACAGCTGACTTCTATCTCAATCAATCGACTCAGGAAAAcgcgaatcgaatcgagaaCTAAGCCAATAGAAGAGTTTTCGACCGAAAACGtttccgatgacgtcatcgagagCGAAGAGACCCTCGAGGACAAAGTAGAAAGGCTTATCGAACGAAGCGATCAACGATCAAAGTATttttaataatcaatatttttaattgaattatagAAGGTATTTTTAGAACAGAAAGTTTGAGGAGAAAGATCCGGGTTGcacagagaagaaaaacaattgaatTCACATGGTATATAATAACActaacgaaaaaatttcaaataatGTTCAGCGTTCGTACAATCGACAGCGACTATTCCCACGGGACCCAATCGCCCCCATGCAGCTTCGGATTCGACTTGGGATCGAGCGCTTTATTTCGCGACGGCACCACCGTTTCTTTATACGCGTCCAAGCGCCTCATCAAACGCTCCACAACGTCCGGCTCCTTCAGAGATAAATCGCTAAACTCACACGGATCCGCGCTAATGTTAAACAAACACGGCGACTTGGTCGCATCGCAATCCCGCACCCCACTCGGACGATCGCCACATCGAACAACGGCACCAGGAATCGGCGTCTCAGCCTCCAACCGAACCGTCGGCATGGGATACCACGTATTATTCCCCTGCCCCACGAGCAGCTTAAAATCGCCGACTCGCAACGCCGCGTGTTTGCCGTCAATATTATGAAGTATTTCCGTACGCGGCGAATCGGCTCCCTTGGATATCGTATCCCACATATCGAAGCCGTCTAGAGTCTTATTCGCCGGTTTCATGTGCTCCGCGTTGCCGCCAGCCAAGCGCACGATCGTCGGAAGCCAATCGGTGGCGTGCATGAGATCCATGGAAACGCGCTTGGAATTTTTCTCCGATATAAGCGGTGAGTGTACGCATGCGACGCCGCGTACTCCGCCCTCCCAAAGCGTCGCCTTGCGACCGCGCAACGGCCAATTGCAGGCGACGTTGTAGTCCGAATAAGCGGGACCCCCGTTATCAGTCGTAAAGATGATAACAGTGTTATTCCATAGTCCGTTTGATTTGAGTGCCGCCGTTATGTTGGTTACCGATTGGTCGAGACTCGTTGCCATGGCGGCGTAGATGCGTCGCTGTTTGTTGTCAATGTGAGAGAATTGATCGATGAGGTGCTGGGGCGCTTGGAGAGGAGCTGAGGGATTGGCGCTGTGCACCGCCTGATGAGCGAGgtagagaaacaaagatGTATTCACGTTCTTCATTGCTTGcgctttgatgacgtcaatcgctTTGGATGTGAATAGCTCCGTGCCGTATTGGCCCTGGTAGTCGCGCGCGACTTCTTTCATGCCGTCGTTTAGATCGTAGCCGATGTAAC
Encoded here:
- the LOC136197257 gene encoding arylsulfatase B-like — translated: MFQWCCLAFCLVCCSSFSFAATQKPHIVMIVADDLGWDDVSFHGSNQIPTPGIDYLANNGIILNNYYVQPVCTPTRSCFMTGRYPIHTGLQNGVIMGWAPYGLGLDEKTLPQYLKELGYSTHGIGKWHLGFYKPDYTPTYRGFDSYFGLWTGKEDYYSHIDDEYHGYIGYDLNDGMKEVARDYQGQYGTELFTSKAIDVIKAQAMKNVNTSLFLYLAHQAVHSANPSAPLQAPQHLIDQFSHIDNKQRRIYAAMATSLDQSVTNITAALKSNGLWNNTVIIFTTDNGGPAYSDYNVACNWPLRGRKATLWEGGVRGVACVHSPLISEKNSKRVSMDLMHATDWLPTIVRLAGGNAEHMKPANKTLDGFDMWDTISKGADSPRTEILHNIDGKHAALRVGDFKLLVGQGNNTWYPMPTVRLEAETPIPGAVVRCGDRPSGVRDCDATKSPCLFNISADPCEFSDLSLKEPDVVERLMRRLDAYKETVVPSRNKALDPKSNPKLHGGDWVPWE